A genomic window from Leptolyngbya sp. BL0902 includes:
- the lepB gene encoding signal peptidase I: MPSQPSGSKLSPSDSPMPDAPPRQDSLWGNVRVLLIALVVALVVRVAIAEPRYIPSNSMDPTLHIGDRLLVDKISYRWQSPHRGDIVVFNPPAQLVKLGYTRDQAFIKRIIGEPGDTIQVQGGRVILNGQPLPETYIAEAPQYEMPAVKIPPGYVFVLGDNRNDSNDSHVWGPLPQQNLIGKARLRFWPFDRLGSLA; this comes from the coding sequence ATGCCCTCTCAACCGTCTGGCTCCAAACTGTCCCCCAGTGACTCCCCAATGCCAGACGCCCCGCCCCGCCAAGATAGCCTGTGGGGCAATGTGCGGGTGTTGCTAATTGCGCTGGTGGTGGCGCTGGTAGTGCGCGTGGCCATTGCCGAGCCCCGCTATATTCCCTCCAATTCTATGGATCCAACCCTGCACATTGGGGATCGATTGCTGGTGGACAAGATCAGCTATCGCTGGCAATCGCCCCACCGGGGCGACATTGTGGTGTTCAACCCGCCCGCCCAACTGGTAAAGCTGGGCTATACCCGTGATCAAGCCTTCATCAAGCGCATCATCGGTGAACCGGGCGACACCATTCAGGTGCAGGGCGGACGGGTGATTCTCAACGGTCAGCCCCTGCCGGAAACCTACATTGCCGAAGCGCCCCAGTATGAGATGCCAGCGGTAAAGATTCCCCCCGGCTATGTGTTTGTGCTGGGCGATAACCGCAACGACAGCAACGATTCCCACGTTTGGGGGCCGCTGCCCCAGCAGAATCTCATCGGCAAAGCTCGCCTGCGATTTTGGCCCTTTGACCGCCTGGGTAGCCTTGCCTAG